A single genomic interval of Helianthus annuus cultivar XRQ/B chromosome 13, HanXRQr2.0-SUNRISE, whole genome shotgun sequence harbors:
- the LOC110899344 gene encoding uncharacterized protein LOC110899344 produces MEAHMQKFLEKFQHLKIQLEEITTATNNFNDDNCIGVGGFGKVYKGEVSHSKGRGMVAIKRLDHASRQGAPEFLKEITMLSDYKHENVISLVGFCCEGGEMILVYELASRGSLDRYLNSPHLTWSQRLKICLDAAKGLRYLHDPRETHRRLIHCDVKSGNILLDDQWNAKVADVGLSIIGSANEQHSLIVTAAAGTVGYIDPVYWMTNTLTKESDVYSFGVVLLEVLCGRLCYTLDNKGHVVKEILTWIKSYEQNMLNDLIFENPNIEPMHQSVIKRFSGIAYQCLKESREDRPEMSEIVTELEITHNNYELFQNEEFIGKWNEQLHEFQQMVKTAEPPLNYKSEDELMFLMSKGVLLNGGKTWFWLNKKGEQCEMTSIAECLGSDAESYLFSSKYNSRFAVGTYTLYPSDVKYTQVRSQFLSPGITYTVNLVFKFKIRKERRCEPISLKYRLQGESESLISYLAYEREDGWWACELYQLTTDHRTVDLQIMFEGFDRYYDNIFLEGIEFQPLENVEHIDDKQLISDSDSDANWEEKLPVDYEDIMKRSKNTLQWTTKEEAYSIICKGFLISDEETKIGIWFSLDKNGKKCHMLSAALIWDWEKKVLSPESRFGEAIRWVYDRYFKIKTEVQSQLVSSETTYACYLVYKLPKNQSRFEAPVAVEDKLCETRDTNWYIYLTSPQIPVIRPKTGQNTHNPLNRPKIKSLPQQRNNGWIEVQIWELRAATTIKMELELSFVDRRNIGGLIIEGIEFRPI; encoded by the exons ATGGAGGCACACATGCAGAAATTCTTGGAGAAGTTTCAACATCTTAAAATCCAACTGGAAGAGATAACAACAGCCACCAACAACTTCAACGATGATAACTGTATTGGAGTTGGTGGTTTTGGTAAAGTTTACAAAGGAGAAGTGTCTCACTCTAAGGGCAGAGGCATGGTCGCTATTAAGCGTTTGGATCATGCCAGTCGACAAGGAGCACCTGAGTTCTTGAAAGAGATAACCATGCTTTCTGATTATAAGCATGAAAATGTTATCTCACTTGTGGGATTCTGTTGTGAAGGGGGTGAGATGATCCTGGTGTACGAGCTTGCATCTCGTGGGAGCCTTGACCGCTATTTAAATTCCCCTCATCTCACTTGGAGTCAACGTTTAAAGATATGCCTTGATGCTGCGAAGGGACTAAGGTACCTTCATGATCCGAGGGAGACACACCGAAGACTTATCCATTGTGATGTAAAAAGTGGTAACATCCTTCTCGACGACCAATGGAACGCTAAAGTTGCTGATGTCGGGCTATCAATAATAGGGTCAGCTAATGAGCAGCACTCACTTATTGTCACTGCCGCAGCAGGTACCGTGGGGTATATTGATCCAGTATACTGGATGACGAACACCCTAACTAAAGAGTCAGACGTATACTCTTTCGGAGTGGTCTTATTAGAAGTTTTATGTGGGAGGTTATGTTATACACTTGATAACAAGGGTCATGTGGTTAAGGAGATTCTCACATGGATTAAGAGCTATGAACAAAACATGTTAAATGATCtaatttttgaaaatccaaacaTTGAACCAATGCATCAAAGTGTTATAAAAAGATTTTCAGGCATTGCATATCAATGTTTGAAGGAATCTCGTGAAGATCGGCCAGAGATGTCTGAAATTGTCACAGAACTTGAGATTACCCATAATAATTACGAATTATTCCAAAATGAAGAGTTTATAGGTAAATGGAACGAACAGCTTCATGAGTTCCAACAGATGGTTAAGACTGCAGAACCTCCTCTGAACTACAAATCCGAAGATGAATTGATGTTCCTTATGTCCAAAGGGGTCCTGCTTAATGGCGGCAAAACG TGGTTTTGGTTAAATAAGAAGGGAGAACAATGTGAGATGACATCTATTGCAGAATGTTTGGGTTCAGATGCAGAGAGTTATCTATTCTCGTCTAAATATAATTCAAG ATTTGCTGTGGGCACCTACACACTTTACCCTAGTGATGTCAAATATACACAAGTAAGAAGTCAGTTCTTGTCACCAGGAATCACATACACGGTGAACCTTGTGTTCAAGTTTAAGATTAGAAAGGAGAGAAGATGTGAACCTATATCCCTCAAATACAGATTACAAGGGGAGAGTGAGAGTTTAATTTCATACCTTGCGTATGAGAGAGAAGATGGATGGTGGGCATGTGAATTGTATCAGCTTACTACCGACCACAGAACAGTTGATCTTCAGATTATGTTTGAGGGCTTCGATAGATATTATGACAACATATTTTTAGAAGGCATTGAATTTCAGCCCTTGGAGAAC GTGGAACATATAGATGACAAGCAACTCAtatcagattcagattcagatgCAAATTGGGAAGAAAAACTGCCAGTTGATTATGAAGACATAATGAAAAGGTCAAAAAATACCCTGCAATGGACAACCAAGGAGGAAGCCTACTCAATTATTTGCAAAGGCTTCTTAATCAGTGATGAAGAGACGAAGATAGGCATT TGGTTTTCTCTTGACAAAAATGGGAAGAAATGTCATATGCTTTCAGCGGCTCTCATATGGGATTGGGAAAAAAAAGTGTTATCACCTGAATCAAG ATTTGGAGAAGCCATTCGGTGGGTGTATGATAGGTATTTTAAGATCAAAACAGAAGTCCAGTCCCAACTAGTATCATCTGAAACAACATATGCATGTTACCTTGTCTACAAATTACCAAAAAACCAATCTAGATTTGAGGCACCTGTGGCAGTGGAAGACAAACTATGTGAAACCAGAGATACTAATTGGTATATCTATTTAACTAGTCCTCAAATCCCAGTTATtagaccaaagactggtcaaaacACCCACAACCCACTCAATAGACCGAAAATAAAAAGCCTT